The DNA sequence AGAACAAGATTAGGCAAAAGCATGGAACTAGTGAAAACAAAAGTTCGGAAGACTTAACTGGTACTCTATATAAGACTTAGGTGCTCTATTACAATGTTCAAGGGTAAAAGGTGAAGTACATTCCCACCAAACCAAGCTCGTAAAAATAGCAACAAGAAGTTGATTATCCTATGAGATGAGCGGAAATCTGCTTTAGAAATATGATGTAAGCAATTGTTTCACTTGATGCGAAACACTCATTGAACTAAATCAAGAAAGTGAAGAAAATCAAGGATGAGAGAAGAATCCACTTCCAATGAAATATGCTTCCAATCTCCTCTTGTAGTCTTGCTAGAGAGTACAAAACGGtacaattttgtattttatatcTAACTAATAAAAAGAGTGATTGATCAATCAAGGCCTCACACGTAGCAAAATATGACAATTTCAAGTACCCATAAACAAATTAACTAAGCTCAAGTTTTGGGAGACAAATGGTTAAGctaaataccaaaaaaaaaaaaaggttaaataagtagatttttttttaaactttggTATTTTTGCCGGACTCGGAAATTGATTAATTTCAACATGGTTATTCGATTTGGTCCAAGTCAACCTGAGAATTTGTACAAATCCCATGAATAAAAAATCAGATCCAAAAACCTAATGATTTTCATCAAATTCATGTCCTAGTAACACCACCGCAAAAATGGAAATGTGGATTTAGATCAAAATCCACTAAATTTTGTAATAATGAATGAACATGATAATGGCCAAACTACCCTCACCCATCTGAAAGCACAAGGTGACCGCCGACACTAGTTTCTTTTAAATGCCGCGTTCCCGAACCATTCATAATTACAAATCCCAAATATCTACGTACCACCACCATATACGACACCAGcccccactctctctctctctctctctctaagctaaaagcaaatccaaagagaaaagagaaaccttttttttttttctctcctcttttcGTTTCGCAGATCTAAGATCCAGAAGCATTGCGCTTAACTAAATCGTCAATGCGGTGCTGACGTTTGCTGATCTGAAGGTGAGTTTCCGAATTTCCAATTCCGTTTCCGATTCAATTCTTTCGTAGCTCTCTGTTTGTTTCGCGGGAAAATTAGAATTGGAATCAGAAGCTCTTTGGCTCTCGCATTTTCGCTACTGTATATGGATCTGTGTTTCTCGTTTACATTGCGTTTGTGGCTGATTGCGTAATTTTGTGGTTTCTGAAGGAATTTTTGGATTCATTTCCTGCGAAGAAGACAACAGTCATGTCGAGGAGGCAGGTGGGATCCACGCGCCGGAACGCGAACTTTCCGTTTGCCGGAGCCTTCAATTCGAAATCGAAGTCATCTCCTTTGTTGTCCATAGGGCTTGTAGTTGTGGTAATTTTTTTCGCTTGGATTCAGTGTTTAATGCTACGTGTGTGAATTTGGTTGTATGAATCGATGTGTTCGAAATGTAATGTGATGTGTTGTTTTTCGGTTGGAAATGTGCAGGGAGCTATTCTTCTAATCGGCTATGTTTATAAAGGCTCAGGTTTGTGTCGAAATTACTCGCGTTACGTTTGGTGATATTTATTTGTGGATCAGTTAGAATTGCAAGGATCATGTatgctcttttagtaattgctGCATTTGCTTTATATGCTGAGGTTTTTGCTTATTTGAATTacttatttttatgtttatacAAGTAATATTATTAAACGTAATTTTGCTGATTAAAATGTTTTTTCTTGAAATTCAGGTGCCTTTGGGGGTAGCAAAGTAGTTAGCAGAGTTGAAGGTAGTTTTTTGAACCTTCAACTTTTGTAGTTAGTGAAATAGTTAGTAAAACGTTTGTGTATGTTATCACTTCTCATATTGGACCATATTCCTTGGTGAGAAGTGCACTTTTCTTTACAATATAATCTCATATTTTTAGTTTATCAATATGGATTTGTCAGATTTTGGTACTAAAATCAGACTGCTATTTTCTTCTATAAATAGGGGACTTCTCATGCACGTCAGAAGTTCAGAGAGCGATACCTTTTCTGCTGAAAGCGTATAGTGGTAGCATGCACAAAGTTCTGCACATTGGCCCTGATACTTGTTCAGTTGTCTCTGCGTTGTTGAAAGAAGAGGAAACTGAAGCATGGGGAGTGGAACCATATGAGCTAGAGGATGCTGATAGCCATTGCAAGAGTCTTGTGCGTAAAGGCATTGTGCGTGCGGCTGACATTAAGTTCCCTCTACCATACAAAGCA is a window from the Rosa chinensis cultivar Old Blush chromosome 2, RchiOBHm-V2, whole genome shotgun sequence genome containing:
- the LOC112187757 gene encoding probable pectin methylesterase CGR2, whose translation is MSRRQVGSTRRNANFPFAGAFNSKSKSSPLLSIGLVVVGAILLIGYVYKGSGAFGGSKVVSRVEGDFSCTSEVQRAIPFLLKAYSGSMHKVLHIGPDTCSVVSALLKEEETEAWGVEPYELEDADSHCKSLVRKGIVRAADIKFPLPYKAKSFSLVIVSDALDYLSPKYLNRTLPEIARVSIDGLVIFSGFPGQQKAKVSELSKFGRPAKMRSASWWVRYFVQTSLEENEAASKKFEQAAKKGSYQPSCQVFHLNSYH